One region of Gemella haemolysans ATCC 10379 genomic DNA includes:
- a CDS encoding YSIRK signal domain/LPXTG anchor domain surface protein, protein MIGKNNLKKQYERQAEKVETYSIKKFKAGAVSVLIGVGLFFGAGAAEASDSSVQTNGNNKVDNSKELNASTETSVEVKPVEKKIENTREKVAEAVAEKLNSQTSKKEQDSEKTQQEADKTLLLQKIEELKVQLERIKNNSKQQSIIDEATKKLESVEVLIENNPTQVEVDKKVREISSYVAILKSIKAEVKDDNKIEISKQEVDNSKEKSVEKSINSEELKKVTEELSKAVFNARGLTSADDRKVVEEAKTVIKDANASLDNSSLTKAELDDLFKRATKSRNSVMNVITRFMSGKRDVRNGKEIPKEDLRAGASVSNDALYGHLTFLDSNGVSKNISEDTVPVVSNGDGKRVLKLQLGFSSSSATPIKNGKIRYIIPKNHLNSDVKPSLSNSALASGSPKDLSDENNFIYEINLNTITGGTVGQINIEQQISSSIDKSPSAGDTTIARAEFYNGDELISTTTATAKYEYLSQILYKESDKKENKNLFDYVPGYYDRELIVGTKNSDGTFSPIKGNTFTLPFITYDRGKEFLQGTDVGDKNGNGRLTDVDYTITGIPEFLELVPTVETNHYWTLEGNVAKLNYDKTSVDAYKRPTRVGLNKGNNGPVFRVKEGYFDNPQKMEEYLSSNGGKKVDIEYKAIGHRPDGSTYTQVLATSEALNNQLKFLIGDDRPAPIPGERMATGVTTPNKQRLFSNQSDTDEFNVHYAYNPGPLRDKNGALTPRALKGNGDKLDNNYFVYSVPTDKPNTYFTHFQLTETHANVIQKDGTTKLEYYNNSETSKQSFNYTFAKPFKLYGVKADGTREELKEMSTANQLYEEVEIDKSKQFTRLVLEHPDIADKFIEAGDNYVPLGFRSTVRTTMANWQEMAADDSITRHENNIEVSLSTQGNSLEAATTMTYPATAKKNNYNTAVHTKERFTAGLGISPVLPFGATWGESYDANRGSNKDNITRNQIVPFMVRYTAPEYYNNAIKTVDGKKVLNSEDLDEKIQNATVMLVADSTLPLTNFRMPMDNKMFSNKFSTQGRANYSAGDYEEVVKDTEVINPDKIIKDYKGTGKTAYIFKAKDLGLKSVDLNLNQLNNDGPVALTFEVVNNGQAENGTYHIDSYLVWDKESQRLVGKDPSLSADILEGHEPGRQVVKATTDVTLKVASEYYTQLTIAKKNEVGVMGIINVKNGEDVVLNPSVVNAADAPAVLKEVMVEIPKNYAEPHKVAETSLKGPIPSTADYHVVYTTSKGTNAEKTTAQYVTADQITDWSTVTAVKYVFDREYILHKGEKFQTSFDVHVHEDNPNLVEGQSQVWLKDGRNSWLESNKVGLITEDQRGKLKVRHVNLSGNDIMSETADKGFQNDPYTTSSYGIIDRANDGKAYIYSNVHAESDATSGTYEKQQTKKVIYVYVEADRKEERKDVTRTINYVEKDNEGNVIFPQRTFTRPAKRVVYTIKEGPRTGEKIYGPWQRVYNSPLDWPTEVSPTGNNEYTLVGRKDDETIKNVEKEPTVTWKSTNEDIQVDPVTGKVTIAADKVKAGTGISVVTKDSNNTLTNVSSTDDAGNKVISPLASETTRLEITYIPKGQKEPITSIVTKEGNRWTTTDTNLTLNASSGEVTISKDKREFGQSVTTVAKDSNGNSTTLPAISNKKDAVIRPVTEAFTMDIIYTPAGQDTPVTVTLSREIIENKEYTVLYEARKGSININYEDTEGNVIKAKQAYVSEQKLKNATDVDGTELTGPNKSSFSMGALQGEKREKFRPDKITLEDGKIYNLRRVKPNTPRDYGNLVEGTTEITYVYELAKGTVRVKYQDTNGRGFGLADKVIKDNVPTGEAYDTTTSENKPTRYETNDGKIYELVTVAKTEGNVQYDANGVRTNVNQATKAEPTGTVAEGNKEITYIYELKKGSVVVHYIDTEGNKIKDDRTDKDNVTTGTQYNVTDATNKPAKITTSEGKIFELVTEAKTEGEVQYDATGLKNDSAAVTGRVKAETLEVTYVYKEKKSGVTVKYVDSQGRPIAGTATMPGDTTEIVTADGLKPVTDASIKSDYDVTSKKATKITTEDGKVYRLIADRNGLQAGSKPATGKVEENEIIVTYQYELLGSVVTKYELSDGTKLTGALTFDDATTPTTVEEKGLAVANATDVSNGTNYDAGTSVNKPNKITTATGEVYYLITSNNGVKADSASVTGTVEEGKTKEVTYVYEKAGSVVIKYINTDGTEIKKSVQDSTNVKVGTAYNATENDEKPATIEFNNKKYKLVTKEGTTTTNATYSVEAVVTNGENVGAATGQVVSGKTLEVTYVYEEVKGNVLVKYVDETGAPLAGIATMPGDTTETVTAAGVTAVTEAELGTSYDNKVAEKKATKITTAVGKVYELVAENNGLYNTSEPETGTVTEADKVVTFVYKEKKSAVNVKYVDKNGQPLAGTATMPGDTTETVTTDGLKPVTNVSVNSDYNVADKKASKITTADGKVYRLITEREGLLDGSKPVSGKVEENEITVTYQYELVNGNVTVSYKDTEGNTIEGYETPKDAEKDAPTGKDFNTATEALKPTKITTPSGKVYNLVPARTEGNESGKVTEEPQDVTYVYELAKGDVTVTYKDTEGNTIEGYETPKDAEKESPTGKDFNTATEALKPTKITTPDGKVYNLVPTRTEGNENGKVTEEPQNVTYVYELVKGDVTVTYKDTEGNKIEGYETPKDAEKDAPTGKDFNTAIDTLKPTKITTPSGKVYNLVPARTEGNENGKVTETPQNVTYVYELAKGNVTVTYKDTEGNKIPGYETPKNVETQSPTGKEYTTVTEALKPTKITTKDGKVYNLVPTRTEGNEKGKVTENPQNVTYVYELAKGNVTVTYKDTEGNSIEGYETPKDAEKDAPTGKEYTTVTEALKPTKITTPSGKVYNLVPTRTEGNESGKVTEEPQNVTYVYELAKGNVTVTYKDTEGNSIEGYEIPKDAEKDAPTGKDFNTATEALKPTKITTPSGKVYNLVPTRTEGNENGKVTEEPQNVTYVYEVEPNKPVEPNKPVEPNKPVEPNKPVEPNKPVEPNKPVEPNKPVEPNKPVEPNKPVEPNKPVEPNKPVEPNKPVEPNKPVEPNKPVEPNKPVEPNKPMEPTKPVEPNKPVEPNKPVEPNKPVEPNKPVEPNKPVEPNKPVEPNKPVEPNKPVEPNKPVEPNKPVEPNKPVEPNKPVEPTKRLANTGTTETSTGLVGLGLGILGGLLSATRRRKNDKN, encoded by the coding sequence ATGATAGGAAAAAATAACCTAAAAAAACAATATGAACGTCAAGCAGAAAAAGTAGAGACGTACTCCATAAAAAAATTCAAAGCGGGAGCGGTGAGTGTTCTTATTGGAGTAGGTTTATTCTTTGGTGCTGGAGCTGCAGAGGCTAGTGATAGTTCTGTTCAGACTAACGGTAATAATAAGGTAGACAATTCTAAGGAATTAAACGCGTCTACAGAAACTTCGGTTGAAGTCAAACCTGTTGAGAAGAAAATAGAAAACACACGTGAGAAAGTTGCGGAAGCAGTAGCAGAGAAGTTGAATTCACAAACTAGTAAAAAAGAGCAAGATAGTGAAAAAACACAACAAGAAGCCGATAAAACTTTATTGCTACAAAAAATTGAAGAGTTGAAAGTTCAGTTAGAAAGAATTAAAAATAACTCTAAGCAACAATCAATAATTGATGAAGCAACAAAAAAACTTGAATCTGTGGAAGTTCTAATAGAAAATAATCCAACACAAGTAGAAGTAGATAAAAAAGTACGAGAAATAAGTTCTTATGTGGCAATCTTGAAATCTATTAAGGCAGAAGTAAAAGATGATAATAAAATCGAAATATCGAAACAAGAAGTTGATAATTCAAAAGAAAAATCAGTAGAAAAATCTATAAATTCAGAAGAATTAAAAAAGGTTACTGAGGAATTATCAAAGGCAGTTTTTAATGCAAGAGGATTAACTTCAGCAGATGATAGAAAAGTAGTTGAAGAGGCAAAAACAGTAATTAAAGATGCAAATGCTTCTTTAGATAATTCATCTCTAACAAAAGCTGAATTAGATGACTTATTTAAACGAGCTACAAAAAGTCGTAATTCTGTTATGAATGTAATTACTAGATTCATGAGTGGTAAAAGAGACGTTCGTAATGGAAAAGAAATTCCTAAGGAAGATTTACGTGCAGGTGCTAGTGTAAGTAATGATGCACTTTATGGACATTTAACATTCTTAGATTCTAATGGTGTAAGTAAAAATATAAGTGAAGATACGGTTCCGGTAGTAAGTAATGGAGATGGAAAACGTGTATTGAAATTACAATTAGGTTTTTCAAGTTCATCTGCAACACCAATTAAAAATGGTAAAATTCGTTATATTATTCCTAAAAATCATTTGAATTCAGATGTGAAACCATCACTTTCTAACTCAGCGTTAGCAAGTGGAAGTCCAAAAGATCTTTCAGATGAAAATAACTTTATTTATGAAATTAATCTGAACACGATTACTGGTGGTACTGTAGGTCAAATTAATATTGAACAACAAATCAGTTCTTCAATTGATAAGAGTCCGTCAGCTGGTGATACAACTATTGCTAGAGCAGAATTTTATAATGGAGACGAGCTAATTTCTACAACAACTGCTACAGCTAAATATGAATATCTATCTCAAATTCTTTATAAAGAATCTGATAAAAAAGAAAATAAAAATCTTTTTGATTATGTTCCAGGATACTATGATAGAGAATTAATTGTTGGAACTAAAAATTCCGATGGAACATTTAGTCCAATTAAGGGGAATACTTTTACTCTGCCATTTATTACATATGATAGAGGAAAAGAATTTTTACAAGGTACAGATGTAGGTGATAAAAATGGGAACGGTCGACTAACAGATGTAGATTATACAATTACAGGTATTCCAGAATTCCTAGAATTAGTTCCAACAGTTGAAACAAACCATTATTGGACGTTAGAAGGAAATGTTGCTAAGTTAAATTACGATAAAACTTCTGTAGATGCATATAAGAGACCTACTAGGGTTGGTTTAAACAAAGGTAATAATGGTCCAGTCTTCCGTGTAAAAGAAGGGTATTTTGATAATCCACAAAAAATGGAAGAGTATTTAAGTTCTAATGGTGGTAAAAAAGTTGATATTGAATACAAGGCAATTGGTCATCGTCCAGATGGTTCTACTTATACCCAAGTATTAGCGACATCAGAAGCTTTAAATAATCAATTAAAATTCTTGATTGGTGATGATCGTCCAGCACCTATCCCGGGTGAACGTATGGCTACTGGTGTTACTACACCAAATAAACAGCGTTTATTCTCTAATCAGAGTGATACTGATGAATTTAATGTTCATTATGCTTACAATCCAGGTCCATTAAGAGATAAAAACGGTGCATTGACACCAAGAGCGTTAAAAGGTAATGGAGATAAACTAGATAATAATTATTTTGTATATTCTGTTCCAACAGATAAACCAAATACTTACTTTACTCACTTCCAACTAACTGAAACACATGCAAATGTTATTCAAAAAGATGGAACAACTAAACTTGAATATTATAATAATTCAGAAACAAGTAAACAAAGCTTTAATTATACTTTTGCAAAACCATTTAAATTATATGGGGTAAAAGCAGATGGAACTCGTGAAGAGTTAAAAGAAATGTCAACAGCTAATCAATTATATGAAGAAGTTGAAATTGATAAATCAAAACAATTCACACGTTTAGTATTAGAACATCCAGATATTGCTGATAAATTTATCGAAGCTGGCGATAACTACGTTCCATTAGGATTCAGATCTACGGTTAGAACGACGATGGCTAATTGGCAAGAAATGGCAGCTGACGATAGTATCACACGTCATGAAAATAATATTGAAGTTAGCTTATCAACTCAAGGAAATTCATTAGAAGCTGCTACAACAATGACTTATCCTGCAACAGCTAAGAAAAATAATTATAATACAGCAGTTCATACAAAAGAACGCTTCACAGCAGGATTAGGTATTAGCCCAGTTTTACCATTTGGTGCTACATGGGGAGAAAGTTATGATGCGAACCGAGGAAGCAATAAAGATAATATTACTCGTAACCAAATCGTACCATTTATGGTTCGTTATACAGCACCTGAGTATTATAATAATGCTATTAAGACAGTAGATGGGAAAAAAGTACTAAATTCAGAAGATTTAGATGAGAAGATTCAAAACGCGACAGTTATGTTAGTTGCAGACTCTACACTTCCATTGACGAATTTCCGTATGCCGATGGATAATAAAATGTTTTCAAATAAATTCTCGACACAAGGTAGAGCAAACTACAGTGCGGGAGATTATGAAGAGGTAGTAAAAGATACGGAAGTCATTAACCCAGATAAAATTATAAAAGACTATAAAGGAACTGGAAAGACAGCTTATATCTTTAAAGCAAAAGATTTAGGATTGAAGTCTGTTGACTTAAACTTAAACCAATTGAACAATGATGGACCAGTTGCCTTAACATTTGAAGTAGTCAATAATGGTCAAGCAGAAAACGGTACGTATCATATTGATTCATACTTAGTATGGGACAAAGAATCACAACGTTTAGTAGGTAAAGATCCAAGTTTAAGTGCCGATATTCTAGAAGGTCATGAACCTGGAAGACAAGTTGTCAAAGCAACTACAGATGTAACATTAAAAGTGGCATCGGAATACTATACTCAATTAACCATTGCGAAGAAAAATGAAGTTGGAGTAATGGGAATTATCAACGTTAAAAATGGTGAAGATGTTGTTCTTAACCCATCTGTAGTAAATGCTGCTGATGCACCAGCAGTATTAAAAGAAGTGATGGTTGAAATTCCTAAAAATTATGCTGAACCTCATAAAGTAGCAGAAACAAGTCTAAAAGGCCCTATCCCATCTACAGCTGATTATCATGTGGTATATACAACTTCTAAAGGAACAAATGCTGAAAAAACTACAGCACAATACGTAACTGCAGATCAAATTACGGATTGGAGTACGGTTACTGCAGTTAAGTATGTATTCGATAGAGAGTATATTCTTCACAAAGGAGAAAAATTCCAAACGAGTTTCGATGTCCATGTACACGAAGACAACCCTAACTTAGTTGAAGGTCAATCACAAGTTTGGTTGAAAGATGGTAGAAATTCATGGTTAGAATCTAATAAAGTAGGATTAATAACAGAAGATCAACGTGGTAAATTAAAAGTAAGACACGTTAATTTATCAGGTAATGATATTATGTCTGAAACTGCCGATAAAGGATTCCAAAACGATCCATATACTACTTCATCATACGGTATCATTGATAGAGCAAATGATGGAAAAGCTTATATCTATAGTAATGTCCATGCAGAATCAGATGCAACAAGCGGAACGTATGAAAAACAACAAACGAAAAAAGTAATTTATGTTTATGTAGAAGCTGATCGTAAAGAAGAACGTAAAGATGTAACTCGTACAATTAATTATGTAGAAAAAGATAATGAAGGAAATGTCATTTTCCCTCAGAGAACATTTACACGTCCAGCTAAACGTGTTGTTTATACGATTAAAGAAGGACCAAGAACTGGAGAGAAAATCTATGGACCATGGCAAAGAGTTTATAATTCTCCTCTTGATTGGCCGACTGAAGTTTCTCCAACTGGTAATAATGAGTATACTTTAGTTGGTAGAAAAGATGATGAAACAATTAAAAATGTAGAAAAAGAACCAACTGTTACATGGAAATCTACAAATGAGGATATTCAAGTAGATCCAGTTACAGGAAAAGTAACGATTGCAGCTGATAAGGTAAAAGCTGGAACAGGAATTTCTGTAGTGACAAAAGATTCAAATAATACATTAACAAATGTTTCTTCAACAGATGATGCTGGTAATAAAGTGATTTCTCCATTAGCTTCAGAAACTACACGATTAGAAATTACGTATATTCCTAAAGGTCAAAAAGAACCAATTACTTCTATCGTTACTAAAGAAGGAAATAGATGGACTACAACAGACACTAACCTTACTTTAAATGCAAGTAGTGGTGAAGTAACGATTTCTAAAGATAAGAGAGAATTTGGTCAAAGTGTTACAACTGTTGCGAAAGATAGTAATGGTAACAGTACAACTTTACCTGCAATTAGTAATAAGAAAGATGCTGTTATTAGACCAGTAACTGAAGCATTTACAATGGATATTATTTATACTCCGGCTGGTCAAGACACACCTGTAACCGTAACTTTATCAAGAGAAATTATTGAAAATAAAGAATATACAGTTCTTTATGAAGCTAGAAAAGGTTCTATTAATATCAATTACGAAGATACAGAAGGTAATGTCATTAAAGCTAAACAGGCTTATGTATCAGAACAAAAATTAAAAAATGCTACGGATGTTGATGGTACAGAGCTTACAGGACCTAATAAATCAAGTTTTAGTATGGGTGCTCTTCAAGGTGAGAAAAGAGAAAAATTCAGACCTGATAAAATTACATTGGAAGATGGAAAAATCTATAACTTGAGAAGAGTGAAACCAAACACACCAAGAGATTACGGTAATTTAGTAGAGGGAACTACAGAGATTACTTATGTATATGAATTAGCCAAAGGTACTGTAAGAGTGAAGTATCAAGATACCAATGGAAGAGGATTCGGATTAGCAGATAAGGTTATTAAGGATAATGTTCCAACTGGTGAAGCGTACGATACTACAACTTCAGAAAATAAACCAACTCGTTATGAAACAAATGATGGTAAGATTTACGAATTAGTAACGGTAGCTAAGACAGAAGGAAATGTTCAATATGATGCTAATGGTGTAAGAACTAATGTGAACCAAGCTACAAAAGCAGAACCAACTGGTACGGTTGCTGAAGGAAATAAAGAAATTACGTATATTTATGAGTTGAAAAAAGGAAGCGTAGTTGTTCATTATATTGATACAGAAGGTAATAAGATTAAAGATGACCGTACTGATAAAGATAATGTAACTACAGGAACACAATATAATGTAACTGATGCAACCAATAAACCAGCTAAAATTACAACGTCTGAAGGTAAAATCTTTGAACTAGTAACTGAAGCAAAAACTGAAGGTGAAGTTCAATATGATGCAACAGGACTTAAGAATGATTCTGCAGCAGTAACTGGACGAGTAAAAGCTGAAACATTAGAAGTAACTTACGTTTATAAAGAGAAAAAATCTGGTGTAACTGTTAAATATGTAGATAGTCAAGGTCGTCCAATCGCAGGAACTGCAACAATGCCTGGCGATACAACTGAAATAGTAACGGCTGATGGATTAAAACCTGTAACAGATGCAAGTATTAAATCAGACTATGATGTTACAAGTAAAAAAGCTACGAAGATTACAACTGAAGATGGTAAAGTTTACCGACTAATTGCTGATAGAAATGGTTTACAAGCAGGTTCTAAACCAGCAACTGGTAAAGTAGAAGAAAACGAAATTATAGTTACTTATCAATATGAGTTACTAGGAAGTGTAGTGACTAAATATGAATTATCAGATGGTACTAAATTAACAGGTGCATTAACATTCGATGATGCAACAACTCCAACTACAGTAGAAGAAAAAGGATTAGCTGTTGCAAATGCTACAGATGTATCAAATGGTACAAATTATGATGCAGGCACTTCAGTTAATAAACCGAATAAGATTACAACAGCAACTGGAGAAGTATATTACTTAATAACTTCAAACAATGGAGTAAAAGCTGATTCAGCATCAGTTACTGGAACTGTAGAAGAAGGTAAAACAAAAGAAGTTACTTATGTTTACGAAAAAGCAGGTTCAGTAGTGATCAAATACATTAATACTGATGGAACTGAAATCAAAAAATCTGTACAAGATTCTACAAATGTTAAAGTAGGAACAGCATATAATGCAACTGAAAATGATGAAAAACCAGCAACAATTGAATTTAACAACAAAAAATATAAACTAGTTACAAAAGAAGGTACTACTACAACTAATGCAACTTACTCTGTTGAAGCAGTTGTAACAAACGGAGAAAATGTTGGAGCTGCAACTGGACAAGTAGTATCAGGAAAAACTCTTGAAGTAACCTATGTTTATGAAGAAGTTAAAGGAAATGTACTTGTTAAATATGTAGATGAAACAGGAGCTCCACTAGCAGGAATTGCAACAATGCCTGGTGATACAACTGAAACTGTAACAGCAGCTGGTGTTACAGCAGTTACTGAAGCAGAATTAGGTACAAGCTACGATAATAAAGTAGCTGAGAAAAAAGCGACTAAGATCACAACAGCAGTTGGAAAAGTATATGAACTTGTAGCTGAAAACAATGGATTATACAATACCTCAGAGCCAGAAACAGGAACAGTAACAGAAGCTGATAAAGTTGTAACATTCGTTTACAAAGAGAAAAAATCAGCAGTAAATGTGAAATATGTTGATAAAAATGGTCAACCACTAGCCGGAACTGCAACAATGCCTGGTGATACAACTGAAACTGTAACAACTGATGGATTAAAACCTGTAACAAATGTAAGTGTTAACAGTGATTACAATGTTGCAGACAAAAAAGCATCTAAGATTACTACAGCAGACGGTAAAGTATATCGATTAATTACTGAACGTGAAGGATTATTAGATGGATCTAAACCAGTGTCTGGAAAAGTAGAAGAAAACGAAATCACTGTAACTTACCAATATGAGTTAGTAAATGGTAACGTAACAGTAAGTTACAAAGATACTGAAGGTAATACAATTGAAGGATATGAAACACCAAAAGATGCAGAAAAAGATGCACCAACAGGAAAAGACTTCAATACAGCAACAGAAGCGTTGAAACCAACTAAGATTACAACGCCAAGTGGAAAAGTATATAACTTAGTACCAGCACGTACAGAAGGAAATGAAAGTGGAAAAGTAACAGAAGAACCACAAGACGTAACATATGTATATGAATTAGCAAAAGGTGACGTAACAGTAACTTACAAAGATACTGAAGGTAATACAATTGAAGGATATGAAACACCAAAAGATGCAGAAAAAGAATCACCAACAGGAAAAGACTTCAATACAGCAACAGAAGCATTGAAACCAACTAAGATTACAACACCAGATGGAAAAGTATATAACCTAGTACCAACACGTACAGAAGGAAACGAAAATGGTAAAGTAACAGAAGAACCACAAAACGTGACTTATGTATATGAATTAGTTAAAGGTGATGTAACAGTAACTTACAAAGATACAGAAGGTAATAAGATTGAAGGCTATGAAACACCAAAAGATGCAGAAAAAGATGCACCAACAGGAAAAGACTTCAATACAGCAATAGATACATTGAAACCAACTAAGATTACAACGCCAAGTGGAAAAGTATACAACTTAGTACCAGCACGTACAGAAGGAAACGAAAATGGCAAAGTAACAGAAACACCACAAAACGTGACCTATGTATATGAATTAGCAAAAGGTAACGTAACAGTAACTTATAAAGATACTGAAGGTAACAAGATTCCAGGATATGAAACACCTAAGAATGTTGAAACACAATCACCAACAGGAAAAGAGTACACTACTGTAACGGAAGCGTTGAAACCAACTAAGATTACAACGAAAGATGGAAAAGTATACAACCTAGTACCAACCCGTACAGAAGGAAACGAAAAAGGTAAAGTAACAGAAAATCCGCAAAACGTGACTTATGTATATGAATTAGCAAAAGGTAATGTAACAGTAACTTACAAAGATACTGAAGGTAACTCAATTGAAGGATATGAAACACCTAAAGATGCAGAAAAAGATGCACCAACAGGAAAAGAGTACACTACTGTAACAGAAGCGTTGAAACCAACTAAGATTACAACGCCAAGTGGAAAAGTGTACAACCTAGTACCAACACGTACAGAAGGAAATGAAAGTGGAAAAGTAACAGAAGAACCACAAAACGTAACTTATGTATATGAATTAGCAAAAGGTAACGTAACAGTAACTTACAAAGATACTGAAGGAAACTCAATTGAAGGGTACGAAATACCTAAAGACGCAGAAAAAGATGCACCGACAGGAAAAGACTTCAACACAGCAACAGAAGCGTTGAAACCAACTAAGATTACAACGCCAAGTGGAAAAGTGTACAACCTAGTACCAACACGTACAGAAGGAAACGAAAATGGCAAAGTAACAGAAGAACCACAAAACGTAACTTATGTATATGAAGTGGAACCAAACAAACCAGTGGAACCAAACAAACCAGTGGAACCAAACAAACCAGTGGAACCAAACAAACCAGTGGAACCAAACAAACCAGTGGAACCAAACAAACCAGTGGAACCAAACAAACCAGTGGAACCAAACAAACCAGTGGAACCAAACAAACCAGTGGAACCAAATAAACCAGTGGAACCAAACAAACCAGTGGAACCAAATAAACCAGTGGAACCAAATAAACCAGTGGAACCAAACAAACCAGTGGAACCAAACAAACCAGTGGAACCAAATAAACCAATGGAACCAACAAAACCAGTGGAACCAAACAAACCAGTGGAACCAAACAAACCGGTGGAACCAAACAAACCAGTGGAACCAAATAAACCGGTGGAACCAAACAAACCAGTGGAACCAAATAAACCGGTGGAACCAAACAAACCAGTGGAACCAAACAAACCGGTGGAACCAAACAAACCGGTGGAACCAAACAAACCAGTGGAACCAAATAAACCAGTGGAACCAAATAAACCGGTGGAACCAACAAAACGTTTAGCTAATACAGGTACAACTGAAACTAGTACTGGATTAGTAGGATTGGGATTAGGAATCCTAGGTGGATTACTTTCAGCAACAAGACGTCGTAAAAACGACAAAAACTAA